The Antechinus flavipes isolate AdamAnt ecotype Samford, QLD, Australia chromosome 5, AdamAnt_v2, whole genome shotgun sequence DNA segment agattgaagcattctctatttccctctttatctatttttcacttaatttttcttatggctatttattttttattaagatgggagatctatgtttttctcaacttttatgcaaatattttgaaaaattgaaaatgtagTTTCTTAATCATGGGTGGGAATCAAGGAAAGAATCTAGAAAGCAAAAATTTTACAgagcaaatgaaaaagaatattttttgaatgtaaattggttaaaatatttaataaatttaataaaaagaaaaaaatgcattcccTGTTGAACTTTGGAACTTTTAAGAgtaattttgcatttaatttaataaaactcAACTGAATGAGAATATGACAAAccaaaggcaaagaaagaaggaagacagtGGAGGccacagtcaataaacattgattatcTATTGTGCACCAAGCTCCATAGGAAGCACTGGGTGTATATAGAGAAAGGCCCAAGATGGGTCCTGGCCTGGAGGAGCTTCCAGTCTAAGGAGGTGGCTCCATACAGACAACTCTGTTCAAATAATGGGATTACCACAAAAATTGGATGTAAGGAAATTGAATCGTGGGCTTCTTCCAAGTATGCTACTGAGAACATAGTGAGCAGGGTCCGGTTGTCCTCCAAAGGCCAGGTATCACTCTTGGTAGATCATAATTCCTGTGCTGCTGCCATCTTTCCTGAGCACAatctctttcctgattccttcccCTTTACTCATATGGTCCCTTCTTCATTCACAGAATTGGTCCAGGAACAGCAGAAGGGCCTATTCAGGAAGGCAAAATCGATGATTTTCCAAAATCCCCCTCGTCGAATTATACCCTCTTCAAAGAACAACAATGCTCAAGAGCTGGACCTCAAGGGCCAAGAGGACAGCATTCCTGCCAGGCAAAAAACAGAGGGAAAGGACACTGGGGGCCCATCCTGGATGAGAAGTTTAGCTTTTGCCATTCCTCCTATGACCCTGGCAGTTCCTTTAATCATGGTGCAACCATTCCCTCCTGTTTCCCCCAAAAGTCACCGGAAAGCCACCCCAATCTGTCCTGACCAAGCAACGGATGCTGCTCTGAAGAGGACATCAAAAGTCCATTCCATGCTGGCCACAGAGCACAAGACAGGCTCCGAGACTGGGCTTGAGCCCTCCTCCGAAGGGCCCCAGGGGGAAGATTCTGAAGCCAAAGCAGCCATCCCAGTCTGGGTCATCAAAGCAGTATCCCCAGCACTGCCCACTGGGTCCAAGATATCCCTCGGAGTTCTCTCAGAACCCTCTTTTAATTGGGCCCAGGGAGAAGATCCTCCACCCCAAGAAGCCAGCCCAGGCTATGCCAAAAAAGGAGTCAGTGTTCATCACAAGAGGACCACCAAAGTAACCCCGGCACTTCCCACTGAGTCCAAGACATTCCCCAAAGTTCTCTCAGAACCCTCTTTTAATTGGACCCAGGGAGAAGGTCCTCTACCCCAAGAAGCCAGCCCAGTATGTGCCAAAAAAGGAGACAGTGCTCCTCAGAAGAGGACCACCAAAGTATCTCAGGCACTGCCCACTGAGTCCAAGACATCCCCCAGAGTTGTCGCGGAACCCTCTGTTAATTTGGCCCAGGGAGAAGGTCCTCCAACCCAGCCCAGTATGTGCCAAAAAAGGAGTCAATGCTCCTTGGAAGAGGACCACCAAAGTATAACCAGCACTGCCCACTGAGTCTAAGACATCCCCCAGAATTCTCTCAGAACCCTCATTTAATTGGGCCCAGGGAGAAGGTCCTCCACCCCAAGAAGCCCAGCCCAGTATGTGCCAAAAAAGGAGTCAGTGCTCCATGGAAGAGGACCACCAAAGTATCCTCAGCACTGCCCACTGAGTCAAAAACATTCCCCAAAGTTCTCTTGGAACCCTCCTTCAATTGGGCTCAGGGAGAAGGTCCTCCACCACAAGAAGACAGCGCAGTATGTGCCAAAAAAGGAGTCAGTGCTCCTCAGAAGAGGACCACCAAAGTCTCCCCGGCACTGCCCACTGAGTCCAAGACATCCCCCAGAGTTCTTTAGGAACCCACTTTTAATTGGGGCCAGGGAGAAGGTCCTCCAGCCTAGCCCAGTTTGTGCCAAAAAAAGAAGTCAGTGCTCCTCAGAAGAGGACTACCAAAGTATCCCCGGGACTGCCCACTGAGTCCAAGTCATCCCCAAGAGTTCTCTCAGAACCCTCTTTTAATTGGGCCCAGGGAGAAGGTCCTCCACCCCAAGAAGCCAGCCCAGGCTATGCCAAAAAAGGAGTCAGTGTTCATCACAAGAGGACCACCAAAGTATCCCCGGCACTGCCCACTGAGTCCAAGACATCCCCCAGAGTTCTCACGGAACCCTCTTTTGGTTTGGCCCAGGGAGAAGGTCCTCTACCCCAGCCAAGTATGTGCCAAAAAAGGAGTCAGTGCTCCATGGAAGAGGACCACCAAAGTATCCTTGGCACTGCCCACTGAGTCAAAGACATTCCCCAGAGTTCTCTTGGAACCCTCCTTCAATTGGGCTCAAGAGAGAAGTTCCTCCACCCCAAGAAGCCAGCCCAGTATGTGCCAAAAAAAGGAGTCAGTGCTCCTTGGAAGAGGATATCCAAAGTATCCCCGGCACTGCCCACTGAGTCCAAGATATCCCACAGAGTTCTCTCCAAACCCTGCTTCAATTGGGCTCAGGGAGAAGATCCTTCACCCCAAGAAGCCAGCCCAGTATGTGCCAAAAAAGGAGTCAGTGCTCCATGGAAGAGGACCACCAAAGTATCTTCGGCACTGCCCACTGAGTCAAAGACATTCCCCAGAGTTCTCTTGGAACCCTCCTTCAATTGGGCTCAGGGAGAAGGTCCCCCACCACAAGAAGACAGCACAGTATGTGCCAAAAAAAGGAGTCAGTACTCCTTGGAAGAGGATATCCAAAGTATCCCCAGCACTGCCCAGTGTGTCCAAGACATCCCCCAGAATTCTCTTGGAACCCTCTTTTAATTGGGCCAGGGAGAAGGTACTCCAGCCCAGTCCAGTATGTGCCAAAAAAGGAGTCAGTGCTCTTTGGAATAGGATATCCAAAGTATCCCCGGCACTGCCCACTGAGTCAAAAACATCCCCCAGAGTTCTCTCGGAATCCTCTTTTAATTGGGCCCAGGGAGAAGTTCCTCCACCACAAGAAGCCAGCCCAGTATGTGCCAAAAAGAGTCAGTACTCCTTGGAAGAGGATATCCAAAATATCCCCAGCACTACCCACTGTGTCCAAGACATCCCCCAGAATTCTCTTGGAACCCTCTTTTAATTGGGCCAGGGAGAAGGACCTCTACCCATGAAGCCAGCCCAGTATGTGCCAAAAAAGGAGTCACTGCTCCTTGGAAGAGGACATCCAAAGTATCCCCGGCACTGCCCACTGAGTCAAAAACATTCCCCAAAGTTCTCTTGGAACCCTCCTTCAATTGGGCTCAGGGAGAAGGTCCTCCACCACAAGAAGACAGCGCAGTATGTGCCAAAAAAGGAGTCACTGCTCCTTGGAAGAGGACATCCAAAGTATCCCCGGCACTGCCCACTGAGTCCAAGACATCCCCCAGAGTTCTCTCGGAACCCTCTTTTAATTGGGTCCAGGAGAAGGTCCTCCACCCCAAGAAGCCAGCCCAGCATGTGCCAAAAAAGGAGTCAGTGCTCCTTGGAAGAGGACATCCAAAGTATCCCTGGCACTGCCCACTGCATCAAAGACATCCCCCAGAATTCTCTTGGAACCCTCCTTCAATTGGAGTCAGGGACAAGGTCCTCCACCAAAAGAAACCAGCCCAATATGTGCCAAAAAAGGAGTCAGTGCTCCTCGGAAGAGGACCACCAAAGTATCCCCAGCACTGCCCACTGAGTCCAAGACATCCCCCAGAGTTCTCTCGGAACCCTCTTTAAATTGGGCCCAGGGAGAAGGTACTCCAGCTCAGCCCAGTATGTGTCAAAAAAGGAGTCAGTATTCCTTGGAAGAGGATATCCAAAGTATCCCCAGACTGCCCACTGAGTCAAAAACATCCCTCAGAGTTCTCTCAGAACCCACTTTTAATTGGGGCCAGGGAGAAGTTCCTCCACCACAAGAAGCCAGCCCAGTATGTGACAAAAGAGTCAGTGCTCCTTGGAAGAGGATCACCAAAGTATCCCGGGCACTGCCCACTGAGTCCAAGACATCCCACAGAATTCTCTCAGAACCTTCTTTTAATTGGGCCCAGGGAGAagatcctcccccccccccagcccagtATGTGCCAAAAAAGGAGTCAGTGCTTCTCGGAAAAGGACCACCAAAGTATCCCGGGCACTGCCCACTGAGTCCAAGAcatctcccagaattctctcGAAACCCTCCTTCAATTGTGCTCAGGGAGAAGTTCCTCCACCACAAGAAGCCAGCCCAGTATGTGTCAAAAAAGGAGTCAGTGCTCCTCAGAAGACCACCAAAGTATCCCCAGCACTGCCCACTAATTGAAAGACATCACCCAGAATTCTCTCGGAACCCTCGTCAATTGGGCTCAGTGAGAAGTTCCTCCACCCCAGCCCAGTATGTGCCAAAAAAGGAGTCAGTGCTCCTTGGAAGAGGATATCCAAAGTATCCCCAGCACTGCCCACTGTGTCCAAGACATCCCCCAGAATTCTCTCGGAACCCTCTTTTAATTGGGCCAGGGAGAAAGACCTCTACCCATGAAGCCAGCCCAGTATGTGCCAAAAAAGGAGTCATTGCTCCTTGGAAGAGGACATCCAAAGTATTCCCGCCATTGCCCACTGAGTCCAAGACATCCCCCAGAGTTCTCTCAGAACCCTCTTTTAATTGGGCCCAGGGAGAAGGTCCTCCACCACAAGAAGCCAGCCCAGTATTTGCCAAAAAAGGAGTCAGTGCTCCTTGGAAGAGGATCACCAAAGTATCCCCGGTACTACCCACTGAGTCCAAGATATCCCCCAGAATTCTCTCGGAACCCTCCCTATATTGGGCTCAGGGAGAAGGTCCTCCACCACAAGAAGCCAGTCCAGTATGTGCCAAAAAAGGAGTCAGTGCTCCTTGGAAGAAGATCACCAAAGTATCCGCGGCTCTCCTCAGTGAGTCCAGGACATCCCCCAGAGTTCTCTCTGAATCCTCCTCTAATTTACCGCAGGGAGAAGCTTCTGCAGACCAAGAAGCCATCCCAGCCTGTGTCATCAAATGAGTCAGTGCTCCTTGGAATAAGACCGACAAAATATCCCTGGCACTGCCCACTGAGTCCAAGACATCCCCCAGAATTCTCTCGGAACCCTCCTTCAATTGGGCTCAGGGAGAAGGTCCTCCACCCCAAGAAGCCAGCCCAGTATATGCCAAAAAAGGAGTCTGTGTGTGCTCCTTGGAAGAGGACCACCAAAGTCTCCCCGGCACTGCCCACTGAGTCCAAGATATCCCCCAGAATTCTCTCGGAACCCTCCCTATATTGGGCTCAGGAAGAAGGTCCTCCACCACAAGAAGCCAGCCCAGTATGTGCCAAAGAAGGAGTCAGTGCTCCTTGGGAGAGGATCACCAAAGTATCCCCGGTACTGCCTACTCAGTCCAAGACATCCCCAGAATTCTCTCGGAACCCTCCTTCAATTGGGCTCAGGGAGAAGGTCCTCAACCCCAAGAAGATATCCCAGTATGTGCCAAAAAAGGAGTCAGTGCTCCTTGGAAGAAGATCACCAAAGTATCGGCGGCTCTCCTCAGTGAGTCCAGGACATCCCCCAGAGTTCTCTCTGAATCCTCCTCTAATTTACCGCATGGAGAAGCTTCTGCAGACCAAGAAGCCATCCCAGTCTGTGTCATCAAATGAGTCAGTGCTCCTTGGAATAAGACCGACAAAATATCCCTGGCACTGCCCACTGAGTCCAAGACATCCCCCAGAATTCTCTCTGAATCCTCTAATTTACCGCAGGGAGAAGCTTTTGCAGACCAAGAAGCCATCTCAATCTGTGTCATCAAATGAGTCAGTGCTCCTTGGAATAAGACCGACAAAATATCCCTGGTCCTGCCCACTGTGTCCAAGACGTCCCCCAGAGTTCTTGCTGAACCCTCCTTCAATTGGGCCCAGGGAGAAAGTCCTCCAGCTCAAGAAGTTACCACAGGCTGTACTGCCAAAGCCAGTGGTGCCTGGAAGAGGACAAGGAAATTCCAGCCAGCCTTTGCCCCCTAGTCAAAACCTTCTCCAACAACAGTCCACAAGCCCTCCTCCCAAACGCCCAAGGAAAAAGGTTGAGGACAACAAAGtccattttggtccttttttaaacatttcccctCCGGCGGAGTCTAGGAGAGTCCGAGCTCTCTTAATTTCCCCTACAAAGGGAACAAACTTAGGGAGAATACAACATAAATATCAAACACTTGGGTTATCACAGGGGGTCCTTTACACAACCCAATGGGTTGTGAAAGAAGTCACCAGGCTGTGGATGAGCACTCAAAAGTGGCAACATCTCCAGACTAAATCCACAGTAACAAGAAGTCAGCCAACCTAGgagtggctggagcctcagcagaaaCCACAGACCTTCCTCTCTTAGACTCTCTTATCAAGTTGAGGTCTGAGTCCTGGAGGCCTGAGTGAAGCTGGACTGACAAGGATGGCAGCCAAGTCCAGCTGTGCCATTGACAACCTAAAGATGTGGCCCTGGCAAGGAACCAGCCCCCAGTGGGTGCAGGTGCAGTGGATCCAGGTACTTCTGGCTGCTGGTACTTGCAGGCAAGGGGACCTCTTGCTTGGGGGTTCCTGGTCAGTATCTTTAGAGTTCCTGGTCAGAAGGCAATGTTGAAGGGAAGCTTTAGGACCATTCTCCCTATTAACActcattcctcattttaaagaaacaaaccTGAAAAGAATCACcctttctttgaaatatattatcAGAACAGGAAAAACGAGAATCCCATCTTCAAAGGTGGACACTTAAGTGTAAACTAATGGGAAACACCtgcaaaaccaaagaaaatgtGCAGaactcaaaacaattttaaaaatcaaaagaaattgagaaaaaacttAACCCAAAAAAATCcttccaagaaaaaacaaaatcatatcgaaaaaaagaaaacccaacttgcaaaggaggaaaggagTCTCAAGATGAAATTAAGTCTTTGCAAAATGAAGATTGGTTTTGGGAAACCATAGAAGTGAAGAATAACCAAGAAATTACAATAGAGattataaatatagaaaacaaattgaacaaaatgaaacataattTTAAGGATAAATTTGGAGAAGAGATTAAGAATAGACAATTGAAGAAATGGACTAGCTGAACATTTTGACCAAAAAGACAACCTTAACACAATAATGGAAGGAATATTTTGGGAATATTTTCTGCAATGGAAGGAATATTTTGGGAATATTTTCTGCAATAATAGGACACGTGGGGAAAATGTCCACGTAGGAAAAAAATCCCCCAATACCATCTCAAAATCTATTGTGGAAAACACATCAGAATATTAGTGCTAAATGTAGAAACCCATagatcaaagggaaaattttggaagaaaaaaacaagtgggAACTATTATCAGAATTTACCAAGACACAACAGCAGCCCTAGTTAAAGACTGGAAAGATACCTACTGAGtgctgattctgagaggggaggGCACAGAGGGgagcaaaaaggagaaaaacagatgAGACACCATGGAGCAACACCAAcatagggagagaaggaagacaaaaaggaaaaacaaaggggagggaggcagaggagagagagaagagggaagaagagctTACATTTGAGAGACTTCATGGAgtatatttaaaagttattctttaatcttgaaattagtatttttccaaatacatgtagggaattcaacattcaattttgtcAAACTTTGTGATCCAAGCGTTCTCCTTCGCTTCTTTAACCCCACTCTTCCCAAGTCAGCAAGTGATGTAAGTGAAATAATTACAACTCTTTTGCTCACTAAACCACATTTCTCaggttgtggaagaaaaaatcTAGTTCTCAGGCAAaccagaacaaagaaaaaaattagaattctgtGTGTCACCCCATGACTCAGATGGCTACTTGGAGACATctccagatacaaacagaaagcatGGGATTCTATGCAAGGAGAGGTCCCAGCACAGCAAGGGAGCAGCCTAGCATGGTGTGCGGCCCCAGGCCAGAAAGAGGGGTTGGATTAAATAGAAAAAGTTATTGGGGTCAGTGGATGgatggaaaaggaagtaaccaCTGACCAATGAACAGCAATGCTGTGTCCTTCTTAAGGGTCATGGGACTTCTGAAATACAGGTCTAGGGCTTGACCTTTTCT contains these protein-coding regions:
- the LOC127564137 gene encoding adhesive plaque matrix protein-like, whose product is MKPAQYVPKKESLLLGRGHPKYSRHCPLSPRHPPEFSQNPLLIGPREKVLHHKKPAQYLPKKESVLLGRGSPKYPRYYPLSPRYPPEFSRNPPYIGLREKVLHHKKPVQYVPKKESVLLGRRSPKYPRLSSVSPGHPPEFSLNPPLIYRREKLLQTKKPSQPVSSNESVLLGIRPTKYPWHCPLSPRHPPEFSRNPPSIGLREKVLHPKKPAQYMPKKESVCAPWKRTTKVSPALPTESKISPRILSEPSLYWAQEEGPPPQEASPVCAKEGVSAPWERITKVSPVLPTQSKTSPEFSRNPPSIGLREKVLNPKKISQYVPKKESVLLGRRSPKYRRLSSVSPGHPPEFSLNPPLIYRMEKLLQTKKPSQSVSSNESVLLGIRPTKYPWHCPLSPRHPPEFSLNPLIYRREKLLQTKKPSQSVSSNESVLLGIRPTKYPWSCPLCPRRPPEFLLNPPSIGPREKVLQLKKLPQAVLPKPVVPGRGQGNSSQPLPPSQNLLQQQSTSPPPKRPRKKVEDNKVHFGPFLNISPPAESRRVRALLISPTKGTNLGRIQHKYQTLGLSQGVLYTTQWVVKEVTRLWMSTQKWQHLQTKSTVTRSQPT